A genomic window from Aestuariirhabdus litorea includes:
- the ald gene encoding alanine dehydrogenase, with protein MLVGVPKEIKNHEYRIGMTPAGVRELTSQGHQVIVQKNGGTAIGLADEQYLSAGAEMADTAEEIFARAEMIVKVKEPQPNECRMLRPGQILFTYLHLAPDPEQTRLLIDSGAICIAYETVTDRNGGLPLLAPMSEVAGRMSIQAGAHALEKAQGGNGTLLGGVPGVAPAKVTVIGGGVVGVNAARMALGMGADVTILDRSLPRLKQLDELYGPGLKTLYSNTENIASLVAESDLVVGAVLIPGAAAPHLVTREMLKTMKPGAVLVDVAIDQGGCFETSHATTHQDPTYEVDGIVHYCVANMPGGVARTSTFALTNATLPFAVALANKGVVAALNDDPHLRAGLNVCKGKVTYEAVARDLGYDYVAAEQALS; from the coding sequence ATGCTAGTTGGTGTCCCAAAAGAGATTAAAAACCACGAGTATCGCATCGGTATGACTCCCGCCGGGGTCCGCGAACTCACCAGTCAAGGGCATCAGGTGATCGTGCAAAAAAATGGAGGTACTGCCATCGGTCTGGCCGATGAGCAATACCTGTCAGCCGGTGCCGAGATGGCTGACACCGCCGAAGAGATTTTCGCCCGTGCCGAGATGATCGTTAAGGTAAAAGAGCCTCAACCCAACGAGTGCCGCATGCTGCGCCCCGGCCAGATTCTTTTCACTTACCTGCATCTGGCACCCGATCCGGAACAGACCCGCCTGCTGATCGACTCAGGCGCCATCTGCATCGCCTATGAGACCGTAACCGACCGCAACGGAGGGCTTCCACTGCTCGCTCCGATGAGTGAAGTCGCCGGCAGGATGTCCATCCAGGCCGGTGCCCATGCGCTGGAAAAGGCCCAGGGCGGTAATGGCACCCTGCTCGGAGGGGTTCCAGGGGTCGCCCCCGCCAAGGTAACCGTCATTGGCGGCGGCGTTGTGGGTGTGAACGCTGCACGCATGGCGCTGGGCATGGGGGCCGATGTCACCATCCTTGATCGTTCACTCCCCCGTCTCAAACAACTGGACGAGCTGTATGGCCCCGGCCTGAAGACCCTTTATTCTAATACCGAAAATATCGCCAGCCTGGTCGCAGAGTCTGACCTGGTTGTGGGAGCAGTACTGATTCCCGGTGCAGCCGCCCCCCACCTGGTCACCCGCGAGATGTTAAAAACCATGAAGCCGGGTGCGGTTCTGGTGGACGTTGCGATTGATCAGGGAGGCTGCTTTGAGACCAGCCATGCCACCACACACCAGGACCCCACCTACGAAGTAGATGGCATCGTGCACTACTGTGTCGCCAACATGCCTGGCGGTGTGGCCCGAACCTCCACCTTTGCCCTGACCAATGCCACCCTTCCCTTTGCCGTCGCTCTGGCTAACAAGGGGGTAGTGGCAGCATTGAATGATGACCCACACCTGCGTGCAGGCCTAAATGTGTGCAAGGGCAAGGTGACCTATGAAGCGGTAGCCCGTGACCTTGGTTACGATTACGTTGCCGCTGAGCAGGCCCTGTCCTGA
- the thiS gene encoding sulfur carrier protein ThiS: MKVSIKLYASFGCFLPPGARNNRVEVDLASGTTVHQALERFSVPLQEAHLVVVNGVFICASERDAYLLKEGDTLAVWPAVAGG; this comes from the coding sequence ATGAAGGTCTCAATCAAGCTTTACGCCTCTTTTGGTTGCTTTCTTCCCCCCGGCGCACGCAATAACCGGGTTGAGGTGGACCTCGCTTCCGGCACAACGGTTCATCAAGCGCTAGAGCGCTTTTCCGTCCCCCTGCAAGAGGCTCACCTTGTCGTGGTTAACGGCGTTTTTATCTGCGCCAGCGAGCGGGACGCCTACCTACTCAAGGAAGGGGATACCTTGGCGGTTTGGCCAGCGGTTGCGGGGGGGTGA
- a CDS encoding NAD(P)/FAD-dependent oxidoreductase: MHHLIIGAGPAGVSAAETLRQHSPDDRITLISGEHAEPYSRMAIPYLLTNKISEQGTYLRQRDGYYRQQRIDVVHDQVTAIDPAARRVMLAEGEPINYDRCLIATGSVPVRPSIEGIDLPLVKSCWTLEDARAVADLAQKDTPVVLMGAGFIGSIILEALALRGVKLTVVEHQDRMVPRMMGEKAGGLLKSWCEAKGVGVLTSTDIQSLKMISDERLSISLSSGATLEAGLLIAAAGVKPNITFLQPGQVEIQHGILVDRHMRTSAPDLYAAGDVAQALDRSTGKPVVQAIQPTAVEHGRLAAINMLKPGSVEHRGSLIMNVLDTLGLLSCSIGIWQGVAGGDSMERFDAGRFRYLCLQFSGDRIVGATVVGHRDHQGALRGLIEGEYPLGRFKEVLMKDPTRIMEAYLAVAQSDATLVR, translated from the coding sequence ATGCACCACCTGATTATCGGCGCCGGGCCTGCGGGGGTATCGGCTGCTGAAACCCTGCGCCAACACTCCCCGGATGATCGCATCACGCTGATCAGTGGCGAGCATGCAGAACCCTACTCCCGGATGGCTATTCCCTACCTGCTGACCAATAAAATCAGTGAACAGGGAACCTACCTGCGACAACGGGACGGCTATTATCGTCAGCAGCGAATCGACGTTGTCCATGATCAGGTCACCGCTATCGATCCGGCTGCTCGAAGGGTAATGCTGGCCGAAGGCGAGCCGATCAATTACGACCGCTGCCTTATCGCCACCGGATCGGTTCCGGTCAGGCCCTCCATCGAGGGGATTGACCTTCCGTTGGTGAAGAGCTGCTGGACGTTGGAGGACGCCCGTGCGGTTGCCGATCTTGCCCAGAAAGATACGCCGGTTGTACTGATGGGGGCAGGTTTTATCGGATCCATTATTTTGGAAGCGCTGGCTCTGCGAGGCGTTAAGCTGACGGTGGTTGAGCACCAGGATCGCATGGTACCCCGGATGATGGGGGAGAAGGCGGGCGGTTTGCTCAAGTCGTGGTGTGAGGCTAAAGGGGTTGGGGTATTAACTTCAACTGACATCCAGTCGCTAAAGATGATCAGTGACGAGCGACTCAGTATCAGCCTCAGCTCGGGAGCCACTTTGGAGGCTGGACTCCTGATTGCAGCCGCGGGTGTTAAGCCCAATATCACCTTCCTGCAACCCGGACAGGTGGAGATCCAGCATGGAATCCTGGTGGATCGCCATATGCGCACCAGTGCGCCGGATCTTTACGCAGCCGGTGATGTGGCCCAGGCCCTCGATCGCTCTACGGGCAAACCGGTGGTGCAGGCCATTCAGCCGACGGCGGTTGAGCATGGTCGTCTGGCAGCTATCAATATGCTCAAGCCTGGGTCGGTTGAGCACCGAGGCTCATTAATTATGAATGTTCTGGATACCCTCGGGCTGCTCTCCTGCTCCATCGGTATTTGGCAGGGAGTCGCCGGGGGCGACTCGATGGAGCGGTTTGATGCGGGGCGCTTTCGCTATCTGTGTCTGCAGTTTTCAGGGGATCGGATCGTCGGGGCAACCGTCGTTGGCCATCGTGACCATCAGGGTGCGTTAAGGGGTTTGATCGAGGGGGAGTACCCCCTTGGGCGATTCAAGGAGGTGCTGATGAAGGATCCGACCCGGATCATGGAAGCTTATCTGGCGGTTGCCCAGTCCGATGCCACCCTGGTACGGTAG
- a CDS encoding aldehyde ferredoxin oxidoreductase family protein, translating to MSWARKVLRVNLSQGTTSSEPLNMEWAQQYLGQRGLGTRYLCEEVDPKVDALSPDNKLIMVNGPLTGTMAATGGRYAVVTKSPLTGAVACSNSGGFIGAELRNAGWDMVIFEGRAEKPVYLYIENQKAELIDAADLWGTSVWETDARIRQRHQDPRLRIAAVGRSAENGCLYSAVVNDLHRAAGRSGVGTVMASKNLKAVAVRGSLGVSGLKDPQRFMKEIAIQKQVLAENPVTGEGLPTYGTQVLMNVINEVGAMPTRNASEVQFDGAHNISGEAMHEPRESDGKPNLTRNAGCFGCTIACGRISTIDQSHFSIKNKPQYWGNTGGLEYENAWSMGSDTGIDDLDAVTYANAICNEDGIDPISFGATLAAAMEMFEAGDLTLEDTGGLELRFGSAEALVKAVEMTATGEGFGKELAMGSKRLCEKYGRPELSMTVKGQEFPAYDPRGIQGMGLAYATSNRGACHLRGYTVSSEVLGVPEKTDPLVTEGKAELVKAFQDATAAVDSSGLCVFATFAWTLDNIAPQIDAACEGDWSVERLAETGERIWNMERRFNLAAGLTAADDSLPKRLLTEKAKTGPAKGMVAQLGKMLPRYYEIRGWGDDGVPTQETCQRLGI from the coding sequence GGAACCACATCCAGCGAGCCGTTGAATATGGAGTGGGCTCAACAATATTTGGGGCAGCGAGGGCTGGGTACCCGCTACCTGTGTGAGGAGGTTGACCCCAAGGTTGATGCTCTCTCTCCAGACAACAAGCTGATCATGGTCAATGGCCCCCTGACGGGAACCATGGCGGCGACTGGCGGGCGATATGCGGTGGTGACCAAAAGCCCCTTGACCGGTGCTGTTGCCTGTTCAAACTCGGGTGGTTTTATCGGTGCTGAGCTCAGAAATGCGGGCTGGGATATGGTGATCTTTGAGGGGAGGGCGGAGAAGCCGGTCTATCTCTATATAGAGAACCAGAAAGCGGAGCTGATCGATGCGGCTGATCTGTGGGGAACCTCGGTGTGGGAGACCGATGCCAGGATCCGGCAACGGCACCAGGATCCCCGCCTTCGAATTGCTGCGGTGGGGCGCTCTGCTGAAAATGGTTGCCTCTATTCGGCGGTCGTCAATGACCTTCACCGTGCAGCGGGCCGTTCCGGAGTGGGGACGGTAATGGCTTCCAAGAACCTGAAAGCGGTTGCTGTCAGGGGTTCTTTGGGGGTATCCGGCCTCAAGGACCCTCAGCGCTTCATGAAGGAGATCGCCATCCAGAAGCAGGTGTTGGCAGAAAACCCTGTCACCGGTGAGGGTCTTCCTACCTATGGTACCCAGGTGCTGATGAACGTCATTAATGAGGTGGGGGCCATGCCAACGCGCAATGCTTCCGAGGTGCAGTTTGACGGCGCTCACAATATCTCGGGTGAGGCGATGCACGAGCCGAGGGAGAGCGACGGCAAGCCCAACCTGACCCGCAACGCAGGCTGCTTTGGATGCACGATCGCTTGCGGGCGCATCTCAACCATCGACCAGTCACACTTTTCGATTAAGAATAAGCCGCAATACTGGGGCAATACCGGCGGGCTTGAGTATGAGAACGCCTGGTCAATGGGGTCCGATACCGGTATTGATGACCTCGACGCGGTGACCTATGCCAACGCCATCTGTAACGAGGACGGTATTGATCCGATCTCCTTTGGAGCCACACTGGCTGCTGCCATGGAGATGTTCGAGGCCGGTGACCTGACCCTTGAAGATACGGGCGGTCTGGAGCTTCGTTTCGGCTCTGCCGAAGCGCTAGTAAAGGCGGTGGAAATGACTGCAACCGGAGAGGGGTTTGGCAAGGAACTGGCAATGGGGTCGAAGCGGCTGTGCGAAAAGTACGGTCGTCCGGAGCTTTCCATGACCGTAAAGGGGCAGGAGTTCCCTGCCTATGATCCGCGGGGTATTCAGGGTATGGGGCTTGCTTACGCCACCTCCAATCGTGGAGCCTGCCACCTGCGTGGTTATACCGTCTCATCAGAGGTGCTGGGTGTGCCTGAGAAAACAGATCCCCTGGTTACGGAGGGCAAGGCGGAGCTGGTTAAAGCCTTTCAGGATGCGACCGCCGCTGTTGACTCCTCCGGTCTTTGTGTCTTCGCGACCTTTGCCTGGACCCTCGACAATATAGCACCACAGATCGATGCCGCCTGTGAGGGCGACTGGTCGGTAGAGCGGTTAGCGGAAACCGGAGAGCGCATCTGGAACATGGAGCGGCGCTTCAATCTGGCAGCAGGCCTTACGGCCGCTGATGACTCCTTACCCAAGCGGTTACTGACAGAGAAAGCCAAGACCGGTCCGGCGAAGGGGATGGTTGCACAGCTAGGAAAGATGTTGCCTCGTTACTACGAGATTCGTGGTTGGGGCGACGATGGGGTGCCCACCCAGGAGACCTGCCAACGGTTAGGGATCTAA